One region of Alosa sapidissima isolate fAloSap1 chromosome 1, fAloSap1.pri, whole genome shotgun sequence genomic DNA includes:
- the chrnb5a gene encoding neuronal acetylcholine receptor subunit beta-2 isoform X2: protein MVVVIHFADDDPRGSWAADSEERLVDYLLGPERYNKLIRPAVNKSQQVTIGIKVSLAQLISVNEREQIMTTNVWLSQEWNDYRLMWDPDEYEGIKKLRIPSQLIWLPDIVLYNNADGVYEVSYYSNALVANTGDIFWLPPAIYKSACAIEVKDFPFDQQNCTMKFRSWTYDHTELDLVLTSDFASRDDYMPSGEWDIVSLPGRKNEDPNDITYLDVTYDFVIKRKPLFYTINLIIPCVLITSLAILVFYLPSDCGEKMTLCISVLLALTVFLLLISKIVPPTSLAVPLIGKYLMFTMVLVTFSIVTSVCVLNVHHRSPSTHRMPDWVKRIFLHRLPVFLFMRRPGSSNVREKFRRRHQRKSFSAASSEGRSRQTEVDTLYLGDEPGGLAGGRWCLGELPEGSEVRQRVRVKRDVAVDEAIEGVRFIAEHMKMEDDDEGIIEDWKYVAMVIDRLFLWIFILVCVTGTLGLFVQPLFQSYNTPIAEDEYSGDF from the exons GCTCCTGGGCGGCGGACTCCGAGGAGAGGCTGGTGGACTACCTGCTGGGCCCAGAGCGCTACAACAAGCTCATCCGGCCAGCCGTCAACAAGAGCCAGCAGGTCACCATCGGTATTAAGGTGTCCTTGGCCCAGCTCATCAGTGTG AATGAGAGGGAACAGATTATGACCACTAATGTTTGGCTCTCAcag GAATGGAATGACTACAGACTTATGTGGGATCCGGATGAGTATGAGGGAATTAAAAAACTACGAATCCCATCTCAGCTCATCTGGCTTCCTGATATTGTTCTCTACAACAA TGCGGATGGTGTGTACGAGGTGTCCTACTACAGCAACGCTTTGGTTGCCAACACAGGCGACATCTTCTGGCTCCCCCCTGCCATTTACAAGAGTGCCTGTGCCATCGAGGTGAAGGACTTCCCCTTTGACCAGCAGAACTGCACCATGAAGTTTCGCTCGTGGACTTACGACCACACCGAGTTGGACCTGGTGCTCACCTCTGACTTTGCCAGCCGCGACGACTACATGCCCAGCGGGGAGTGGGACATCGTCTCGCTGCCCGGCCGCAAGAACGAGGACCCCAACGACATCACCTACCTGGACGTCACCTACGACTTTGTCATCAAGCGCAAGCCGCTCTTCTACACCATCAACCTGATCATCCCCTGCGTCCTCATCACGTCCCTGGCCATCCTGGTGTTCTACCTGCCGTCGGACTGTGGCGAGAAGATGACCCTGTGCATCTCCGTGCTGCTGGCCCTCACTGTGTTCCTCCTCCTGATCTCCAAGATCGTGCCGCCCACCTCGCTGGCCGTGCCGCTCATCGGCAAGTACCTGATGTTCACCATGGTGCTGGTCACCTTCTCCATCGTGACCAGCGTGTGCGTGCTCAACGTGCACCACCGCTCGCCCAGCACGCACCGCATGCCCGACTGGGTCAAGCGCATCTTCCTGCACCGGCTGCCCGTCTTCCTGTTCATGCGCCGGCCCGGCAGCTCCAACGTGCGCGAGAAGTTCCGCCGGCGGCACCAGAGGAAGTCCTTCTCAGCTGCGTCGTCAGAGGGCCGCTCGCGGCAGACCGAGGTGGACACTCTGTACCTGGGCGATGAACCGGGAGGACTGGCAGGGGGCAGGTGGTGCCTAGGTGAGCTCCCTGAGGGCTCAGAGGTCAGACAGAGGGTCAGGGTGAAGCGAGATGTTGCCGTGGACGAGGCCATTGAAGGCGTGAGGTTCATTGCTGAACATATGAAGatggaagatgatgatgaaggg aTCATAGAAGACTGGAAGTACGTAGCCATGGTGATTGACCGTCTCTTCCTCTGGATCTTCATCCTCGTATGTGTGACTGGAACCCTCGGCCTCTTCGTCCagccactgttccagagctatAACACCCCAATAGCAGAGGATGA GTATTCAGGAGATTTCTGA
- the chrnb5a gene encoding neuronal acetylcholine receptor subunit beta-2 isoform X1: MKAPALFSLSLLSLFLSSSWAADSEERLVDYLLGPERYNKLIRPAVNKSQQVTIGIKVSLAQLISVNEREQIMTTNVWLSQEWNDYRLMWDPDEYEGIKKLRIPSQLIWLPDIVLYNNADGVYEVSYYSNALVANTGDIFWLPPAIYKSACAIEVKDFPFDQQNCTMKFRSWTYDHTELDLVLTSDFASRDDYMPSGEWDIVSLPGRKNEDPNDITYLDVTYDFVIKRKPLFYTINLIIPCVLITSLAILVFYLPSDCGEKMTLCISVLLALTVFLLLISKIVPPTSLAVPLIGKYLMFTMVLVTFSIVTSVCVLNVHHRSPSTHRMPDWVKRIFLHRLPVFLFMRRPGSSNVREKFRRRHQRKSFSAASSEGRSRQTEVDTLYLGDEPGGLAGGRWCLGELPEGSEVRQRVRVKRDVAVDEAIEGVRFIAEHMKMEDDDEGIIEDWKYVAMVIDRLFLWIFILVCVTGTLGLFVQPLFQSYNTPIAEDEYSGDF; this comes from the exons GCTCCTGGGCGGCGGACTCCGAGGAGAGGCTGGTGGACTACCTGCTGGGCCCAGAGCGCTACAACAAGCTCATCCGGCCAGCCGTCAACAAGAGCCAGCAGGTCACCATCGGTATTAAGGTGTCCTTGGCCCAGCTCATCAGTGTG AATGAGAGGGAACAGATTATGACCACTAATGTTTGGCTCTCAcag GAATGGAATGACTACAGACTTATGTGGGATCCGGATGAGTATGAGGGAATTAAAAAACTACGAATCCCATCTCAGCTCATCTGGCTTCCTGATATTGTTCTCTACAACAA TGCGGATGGTGTGTACGAGGTGTCCTACTACAGCAACGCTTTGGTTGCCAACACAGGCGACATCTTCTGGCTCCCCCCTGCCATTTACAAGAGTGCCTGTGCCATCGAGGTGAAGGACTTCCCCTTTGACCAGCAGAACTGCACCATGAAGTTTCGCTCGTGGACTTACGACCACACCGAGTTGGACCTGGTGCTCACCTCTGACTTTGCCAGCCGCGACGACTACATGCCCAGCGGGGAGTGGGACATCGTCTCGCTGCCCGGCCGCAAGAACGAGGACCCCAACGACATCACCTACCTGGACGTCACCTACGACTTTGTCATCAAGCGCAAGCCGCTCTTCTACACCATCAACCTGATCATCCCCTGCGTCCTCATCACGTCCCTGGCCATCCTGGTGTTCTACCTGCCGTCGGACTGTGGCGAGAAGATGACCCTGTGCATCTCCGTGCTGCTGGCCCTCACTGTGTTCCTCCTCCTGATCTCCAAGATCGTGCCGCCCACCTCGCTGGCCGTGCCGCTCATCGGCAAGTACCTGATGTTCACCATGGTGCTGGTCACCTTCTCCATCGTGACCAGCGTGTGCGTGCTCAACGTGCACCACCGCTCGCCCAGCACGCACCGCATGCCCGACTGGGTCAAGCGCATCTTCCTGCACCGGCTGCCCGTCTTCCTGTTCATGCGCCGGCCCGGCAGCTCCAACGTGCGCGAGAAGTTCCGCCGGCGGCACCAGAGGAAGTCCTTCTCAGCTGCGTCGTCAGAGGGCCGCTCGCGGCAGACCGAGGTGGACACTCTGTACCTGGGCGATGAACCGGGAGGACTGGCAGGGGGCAGGTGGTGCCTAGGTGAGCTCCCTGAGGGCTCAGAGGTCAGACAGAGGGTCAGGGTGAAGCGAGATGTTGCCGTGGACGAGGCCATTGAAGGCGTGAGGTTCATTGCTGAACATATGAAGatggaagatgatgatgaaggg aTCATAGAAGACTGGAAGTACGTAGCCATGGTGATTGACCGTCTCTTCCTCTGGATCTTCATCCTCGTATGTGTGACTGGAACCCTCGGCCTCTTCGTCCagccactgttccagagctatAACACCCCAATAGCAGAGGATGA GTATTCAGGAGATTTCTGA